GCCGACCTCATCCTATGCTAGATATTAGAATTCATTAGAATTTAATGACACATATGCCATTAATTTCCTTTGGCAGTTTACTCTCGATTGATTGATATGATACTAAATTGTAAACTTATTAGTGTTTTGAGAATGTTGATTACCATTTCATTCATATTAGACTAATTAGTACAGGCAATTACTTGTGACGAAATTAACAAATGGGTGCTATATCACCTAATTATTTTCATCGTATATTTGCTTTATGATTATGAATTATGACGCAATAATGCCACTGTTTCATTGATAAGTAATTTGAATAAGTTCTTAATTATCttccagtaacaaaattagaaaGGAATTTTGTTCAATAATGAATAATATTTGGCTCAGGGTTTACCTTTGTCCTAGTTGTACGTGAAAGGAATGTGAATTGTGGTCGGTGGTTTTTGGCGTCAGCTCGTAACGTATTAATCCAACAAATAGTTTAACAACTAAATCTTGTGGAATATCATCTCATTTATGTCACTCCGAACtttgtagataggtaggtacttagaatTTCGTCTGAAAGAAACGGATCGTTCCGATCTCTTGGCTAAAAACACAATACTAGATCCTTCTATACCTATATcacatcattaaaaaaaacgtttcACTCAGTAGGTCTTTATCATATTGTAGGTGTCATTGTCATATCATGCATAGTGAGAATGTTAAAGATAATGATTAAATATTGTTTAGATCTATGCACATatctttaaagaaaaaataccgGAGGATCTCCATCCATATATGAATATATGAATATTACATATCTCCATATGTAATATTCAATTTCGGCCTCACACCATTTTAGGCCTTCCCGTGGCGTCTTAACTTAATTAATTTAagatattgcaaaaaaaaaatcctgtggaaAGTTAGGAGCAAACTTTGCTATTGATTGGAAATACTATAGCTATAATCTTTTTATCCGTTTAACTTCACGGCTTGATCTACTTAACGAAGATAATTGAATTAATGTACTAACAAGTTAACTAGCCTTGATAACATCTAACACCTTGTTAGTGATAAAACCTATCATAACACGAAGATATACTTACGAGTAGCTTAAGTGAAGTAGTAGAAATTTTCTGTAATAACAGGCgacaaaaaaattgaaataaatctgTGGTAATCTAAATCCCTATAAATTATTCTGATCAAAATATTAGGCTGTCGGAATACTCGGAATTGTTACGTATTTTTACAAATGTGAAAATaattaaagaagtgtataaAGGATATTCTAATAATAGTAGACTCAATTCTGCCTACCACCATTCAATTCCTTTTACTGTAAATTATCTCCTGCAATACGCAGTTTCTTATCTGTCACAATGTTCAATTACACAATGCATTGTGTTTGTTCTAATCAAATGAAGATAGTACAGTTAAAACTACTGTTACGTTATCCTTATCATTCacaaaacaataattaattacctactggATTACCGTTTATAGACCCACTTGACCTATCCCTTCATTGTATCTGGACTTATAATGTTCACCGTAAACCGATAACCCAACTTCGATCTCGGACCCCACTGCTACCCATCAGTGAATGACAAATGCCTTATCTATGAACGATAAGGCCCCTCACTTCAGAAATAGCTGGCCATCCAAGCAGAACAGACCTTTAACAAGTTATTTTCCACGCGAATTAATTTACTATctgtgcaaaaaaaaacaacttgggTGTTTTATAGTGCCATGACGTGTTCTAGTTTTGAATGTGGCAGTGCTTTTTGGTAGTTTGACTTTGGTTATTCTGGATTTTTCCGTGTGTTGACAGTTTGAGTTTTAGCTCGTTTGATTAGAGTATTAAGTTGAGTGAATTTTGTTATTGATTAGTGATTATTATGGCGCCAAAACCTAATAGGACCGGTGtaagttatttttctatttgtgTTTAAGTGCTTTGGGTGTATGGTAGCATTAAACAGGTGTTTATAAATAGGAAAATAGATAGAACACTAAATAAAGCATATGTTTAAGTATTTAGTGGCTTACATATCTTACTTTTGtgtttgatgataatgatgaaaaTCTTGAATTTGATGAATCTGAAATGAACCTGCAAAACTTTGAATCTTCTTGCCTTGACAGTAGTCAGGAGGGTAGACAGATTTAATTAAGCGAATGTATTAACCCTTGTATTAACTAGGTAGATAAAAAGTTATCTTATTCAGCAGGTAGTCATTTGTTGATTCAGTTTATGTCAACAACAGAGGACAGATACCTAGATATTATagacttttattttatagtacacacctatggtgctactttaccgcactagtgcgataaattAGCATATTACGTAACTGTGATGAAAATTTAATGGgccatattatgtacctactgtaaaacgttgtaggtacttacgatacatgtgcgaataggtaattcgcaactcgtttcGATTTAAAACAATCCCTACGGCTGTGTTTtgatttatcgccactcgttgcgaacttcctatttttcgcacttgtatcataattcataatgtactatttcgtaAGTAACGGAATATTGAGGTCATTTCTTACGGAGACGCGTCTTCGGTCACGGAGTCTTCGACCTTAGATAAGTTTTTTCCTTATCGGAGTAGAAGGTACTAATTATTAGTATTCCTGCGTCAAGAATGTCATCCTTTTACGGTAACTATGTTGACATTTGTATCCGCTTTtcgtttttagtgttccgtacaaaactttgttcacggacaGAACAAGTAGTAAGTAATaaggttagaatggcgatgcgagcagggtacgtggtacgtgtcgccgcggggttttgagcaaacgctcgcatgttACCGCCCAGGTTaggtaaacatgccttttgcgccacaataacgttcagattaagaagccagacgtcaaatctgtctaaaggaggcgtatccattcaccacgcacacaaggcgctagatagctagtttttactaccgttgagcgagtgttagtaaatgtggagaggaacgagcggcgacaccggttccgatactaactgcgcgcgatagccattctaacctctttaagagccaacaggagtggtcatttctccatacaaacgtactcgactgtttcctccgtgggttttgaagctagagcaatgatttttttaacacagattaatattgtcgatacctgtgtcggaccgttttgattttattgatatttttgttttttaaggcgctagagcccttcaaaaatggccaaattggcctaattgactatgccgcaatgagaggcgtggtattcaaaactgatatcaattagccaaaaaagcaaaacggtccgacacagataatttcataatcatttagatttccaaatttggttacgattggttaagttttggaggaggaaacagtcgagtacgaaacctcgatgtttgagatttttacgcaggatttttcgccttgtccttatcgtactagttttaggagctgctttcgttagcgagacgggtatatttacctaaaatatttaaatctcagctcctgtttcgtcttaatattTTCTGTGTTCAcgcggaacacttatgggatcacttcagttaaatgtgtttttttttgtttagataGAATTATCTgttaacatacatattatgtataattttgtgtGGGACACATTGTGTAAATAATGGAAGCCAATGTCAAAGATAGGATTGATAGccgctgacagacagacagcggaggaGACTGACTAGGTACAATAGAGTTATGAGTTATGTCACCATCCTGAAACTCGGCAAGGTACCATAATTCTGAAATTCCAAGACCAATCtggtaaaatattttaatttaattctatgTCACAATACTAAAAGGCAATATTTGTGTGGCATAAGTGCATACCTGCCAAGATAACGATTAGGTACTGTATTTGCTTAGGCTTTTATAGGTACTGTAGGATTATTAGGTGTGACTGAATGTTACTACCGGTAGCTTGGTTTTGAATATCTTTCATTTTATGAGGTACTTTAAGGGCCTCTACAAACCTTATGCATATAAGTGCATGCAATTGATTGATCGATTGAATTCGTTGCATCTACTTAACCGGCAATTATCTAAAATAGCATGTGTTTTGATGCAAGGTCTGCAGAGGCAAATATAAGAGTAGGTCCTAATGCCTGTGTAAAGCTGAATGTGCGTAGACCCGTAATCTTATAATGCTATTTACGTCCACTCCCGGTAGTATTGCAATAGATTGGAGTACAATGCAAACGATGGAACAGCCGATCCGCTTTAATTGATGTCAATCATCGTTTTATTAGCTATATTATAGAACAAAAATGTAGATTATAATGACACCTGAAACAGAAATAAAGGACTCTGCATGATCCTGAAacttatacttaggtacttacctactcaaCAGGTTTATTGACAGGTACCAAataaggatcttggcctccgacatcAGAACGGTGTTCTTCCCTATTTTGCGTAActgcctacctacctacataggtaataggtacttacttagttaCTTTACTTAGGTAGTCTTTATAGTCTTTTAATATTGTCACGTCCAATCACAAACTTGCAAATCTGCAATGTTGGTCAAGTTGAAATGTAAAcctaaggggcccactgattaacagtccgccggacggtatcggcctgtcagttgttcggaactgtgaaatttttgttctaactgacaggccgatacttaccgtccggcggactgttaatcagtgggttaATGTCAATTCGAATCCGTCATAATTCGTAAGTTTGCCATGTAAGGGACGATATTGGGAGCTGTCCCAATCTTTTTAACAATGAAGTTTTGACGCAAAGTAAACTGGAAAGTAGTTGCGGCATGTTACATTTTGGAATAAAGTACCCAATTAAAACAAATGCTTGAGTATTAGTGGcgctaaaatctatttttttattcggtagactgaaatgacagttaatagtatgaaatgacatttcatgttcatacaattagctgtcatttcagtctaccgaataaaaaaatagactttagtaattAAGACAATTTAGTACTTAAACTACTTATTTAGTTAACAACCTATTTCTAATGACGACCGACCTAAAAATAGCATATTTTTAGCATTTATTTAATAGgatcaattattttaaaatgcattTCATATTGGTTGCAATTTGCTATTATGCAGTTCTTCCGCCTTTTTAGTGTTTTAAAGACATTCCATATTCGAAATAGTtgtgtataattaaatatttttcatcttATAATTAGATAGGTACTTTAGGTTTttagtaagttcgtttgattAATTGTCACGTGCCTTGTTGATTTGGCTTATTCATATATATGAGGAGTTGTTAACTTACTACatatattagttattctgtgtatttattatttgatatatttcatttatataacgtgtttcgCACGCACGAGCATGCGACAAAACCGTGACGCTTACGGCACGTCACTGCGATTCCGTTCCGTTCCGTCGCCGTATTTTGATTTGAGCAGCGCGCAGCGGTATGGCCGCACCTTACCCAACATGCATTGTAACAGAAATTGAATACTTATTGGATATTGGGAATTAATTAAATCCATGCTAGCATAATTTCACCAAAACGAACTTTCAtacattgtaaaaataaaaaaaatatgagaagcattaaacttaatttttagatGTATAATTTCTGAAATGCTTCAAATGCGCAAGTATAACGCCACATCTCAATCTATTCTTCATTCTTCATATATCACTCACTCTAACATATATCTCTCTTCCAGTCCCACGCCTCACCCAGCGCGGAGCGACGCGAGCATCTATACAAAATCCTGGTCATCGGAGAGCTCGGCACAGGGAAGACTTCTATCATCAAACGATACGTCCACCAGTTCTTTAGTCAACACTACCGTGCGACTATAGGAGTAGACTTCGCGTTAAAGGTCCTGAATTGGGACGCTAATACAGTCATAAGGCTACAACTATGGGATATTGCAGGTAATTTTTTATCTGTCTTAAAAACCAGTGAAGGGTAGACCTCCATCAACAAACGGTATATCCAACAGATTTTGGTTAACACTACCGTGCGACTAACGGAGTGGAATTTATGTTAAAAATCTTGAATTGTGACGCCAATTCTCATTTAGGAACTCaaacatatagttggtcaaaccaatttgtcagttagtaagaaccaggaaaactatactcatccttttcttttgggtgcttatagtactagtgtaagacaaagatagtatgattctctctgtctatgattGAAATAAACagccctttgacaaactataattaatCATTACAATCTTGGGCATGACCATTAGTATACTATTGtaataaaaaccaaaaatattaaatgtcgAAGCGACAGTCAGTGACAGTCCTAGTAAAAGTCAGTGGACAATTTGGTAAAGAACATCTGAGGATTTACATCATGAACGATGAACTAGGGCATATTTCTATCATTGCCTTCGGTGCTATTGTTATTCTCTTCTTTCTGCTGAGCTTGTCCATCATTATAATGATTGATTAATCGTCAGGTAAGCGTTTAATCAAGGCGTTGCTTTATTAGTCTCAGCTAGAAAAGTATTTTTGTCTTAGCCTAGCTTAGTTTAACCTGGAATTCTTGTTcgtttcgcatttataatattattagggGTGCGGAAGAGGATCTAAAAAAGGATATTAAATCTTTAAGTTTCACAGGAAATGATGCGCAAGTCAGCCATTCTAAAAACCCTTGAATTGTCCTCAGGGCAAGAACGTTTCGGCAACATGACTCGAGTGTACTACAAGGAGGCGGTCGGCGCCTTCATAGTGTTCGATGTGTCTCGGGTGGCCACCTTCGACGCGGTCGTCAAGTGGAAGAACGACCTGGACACCAAGGTGCAGCTGCCCGATGGGTCGCCCATACCTTGTATATTGCTGGCGAATAAGGTGAGAAAACTTTCGTAGATGGGGTCGAAGTGTTTGGAAATGACAATGATGTAGGACTGAATAAGCATAAAGACTTATGATCTGTTAAAGGTTGCGAACGTAAGGTACGCTGAATGGATGGCGGTGAGAGTCCTATGATCTTTGATCACTGAACGCTCTCTGGCTTAAATAAAAGTCCGTGGCGATTTACTTATTATCCCGTAGTTAATGAAGCTTTGGCTCCTTGGAGTCCTTGGACGTCAAAAACGCCTAAAACGGTCGAACGAGACGCTAGCCCACTGAAGACAAACATCTCGAAGGCAAGGTTTCACTTGACGTTTCGTCTAATCTGTTAATTTTTACAGTGCGACCAGCAGAAAGAAGGCATCGTGAACTCTCCTCCGAAGATGGAGGAGTACTGCCGCGAACGTGGCTTCGCTGGCTGGTTCGAGACGTCGGCTAAGGAGAACATTAACATCGAGGAGGCGGCGAGGTCGCTAGTCAACAAGGTAAGGCTCCAAATATTCTAGTGACTTATAGTGCATTGAAGATGGATCCGTACTGCCGTGGGCTGGTTCGAAACGCGAGGCAGGTAATAACATAAATACATTaagtaaaatttgtttattttcaagttttcaACCAGCTAGGTAAAGATTTAGGTCTTAACTTCCACcagaaactttgtaaaaatgtgctCGTAAACAG
This region of Cydia amplana chromosome 4, ilCydAmpl1.1, whole genome shotgun sequence genomic DNA includes:
- the LOC134647328 gene encoding ras-related protein Rab-32 isoform X5, whose protein sequence is MAPKPNRTGSHASPSAERREHLYKILVIGELGTGKTSIIKRYVHQFFSQHYRATIGVDFALKVLNWDANTVIRLQLWDIAGQERFGNMTRVYYKEAVGAFIVFDVSRVATFDAVVKWKNDLDTKVQLPDGSPIPCILLANKCDQQKEGIVNSPPKMEEYCRERGFAGWFETSAKENINIEEAARSLVNKILLNDKLLQSSDAKDGDKFALDHKIANGENSRDGGGKSCAC
- the LOC134647328 gene encoding ras-related protein Rab-32 isoform X7, which encodes MSHASPSAERREHLYKILVIGELGTGKTSIIKRYVHQFFSQHYRATIGVDFALKVLNWDANTVIRLQLWDIAGQERFGNMTRVYYKEAVGAFIVFDVSRVATFDAVVKWKNDLDTKVQLPDGSPIPCILLANKCDQQKEGIVNSPPKMEEYCRERGFAGWFETSAKENINIEEAARSLVNKILLNDKLLQSSDAKDGDKFALDHKIANGENSRDGGGKSCAC
- the LOC134647328 gene encoding ras-related protein Rab-32 isoform X3, giving the protein MIEQLNKRAVHEQLLERERLMQLKTKPKINMENTRNWRWLAQSHASPSAERREHLYKILVIGELGTGKTSIIKRYVHQFFSQHYRATIGVDFALKVLNWDANTVIRLQLWDIAGQERFGNMTRVYYKEAVGAFIVFDVSRVATFDAVVKWKNDLDTKVQLPDGSPIPCILLANKCDQQKEGIVNSPPKMEEYCRERGFAGWFETSAKENINIEEAARSLVNKILLNDKLLQSSDAKDGDKFALDHKIANGENSRDGGGKSCAC
- the LOC134647328 gene encoding ras-related protein Rab-32 isoform X4 translates to MCTLYSVVMLAEDALEVEISGRMSSHASPSAERREHLYKILVIGELGTGKTSIIKRYVHQFFSQHYRATIGVDFALKVLNWDANTVIRLQLWDIAGQERFGNMTRVYYKEAVGAFIVFDVSRVATFDAVVKWKNDLDTKVQLPDGSPIPCILLANKCDQQKEGIVNSPPKMEEYCRERGFAGWFETSAKENINIEEAARSLVNKILLNDKLLQSSDAKDGDKFALDHKIANGENSRDGGGKSCAC
- the LOC134647328 gene encoding ras-related protein Rab-32 isoform X6, which produces MPFSHASPSAERREHLYKILVIGELGTGKTSIIKRYVHQFFSQHYRATIGVDFALKVLNWDANTVIRLQLWDIAGQERFGNMTRVYYKEAVGAFIVFDVSRVATFDAVVKWKNDLDTKVQLPDGSPIPCILLANKCDQQKEGIVNSPPKMEEYCRERGFAGWFETSAKENINIEEAARSLVNKILLNDKLLQSSDAKDGDKFALDHKIANGENSRDGGGKSCAC